A segment of the Cenarchaeum symbiosum A genome:
GCCACCAGCGCGTCGCCCCCGTTGTTTCCCATGCCGGCAAATGCAAGCACTCTTGGGGCCCCTTCCAGGCGCTCGTCAAGCAGGCGTGCTGCCGCGGCTCCTGCATTCTCCATCATGAACTTTTTGAGGAACCCCATGGCGTGGCCGTTCTCTTCTATATTGTACATCTGCTTGACGGAGATATCCACGGGCCTGTTGGACGGGCATCAAACATAAGCGTTTAGCGCGATGTACCGCCACGTTTGGGTGCGAAGATCATGCAATGCAGGCCGGCTCGCGCCTGCGGGGGATCACCCCCATGCTGGCTCGGATGTGTTCCCAACCCCATGTTGTGGAATGTAGCATGGCCGGTAAACTCTGTGGCATTCTTGAACAGAGGGCGACCAGGTCCGTTATTGTGCCAGCCATAGATAGTATCCTGCAGGCGCTCCACGTGTGCCATCCGCCCCCAGGCCACATCTGTCTTCGTCCCGTTGTGAGCCCTTACCTTGCTGTCAATGATAACGTTTGCCTCCGTTATGGATATGAAGGCGGCATCAACATTTCCATTTTAGCGGGCAGGGGTCCGGCCGTCAGGGCTCCGACACCCTCCCCATGAATAGAACGGCCCCGCTCTCGTCGTCCTGTATGAGGAAGAGGAACGGCCGGTCCGCCTTAAACTGCGGCGGGGGAGGCTGCACGGATACAGATGCAACAAGAGCGGCCGAAACTGCAGCCGCCTCGGTCCCCTCCTCGTTGACGTCGACAAATGCCATGTGGTCTGCCCTTCCCACAACTGCGCCGTGATATATGCCAGCCAGTGGTACATTGGGACCGGGCTCAAATATCTGGCTCACACCTAGCGCCTTCAGGTAATTGTTCAGGCTGTATTTTGTCGATGCAGTAAACTTTGGCATTGTTACATCGACTATTATCTTACTCGTGCCGTCCGTCCAGACAGCCATTTGTTCTGCCGATATGGATTCCTCCAGTTCTTTCATGCCGCCGGGCTCTGGTAGTACCACCGTCATAGACAGCCGGTCCCCCTCGTACGGCATCCTGAGCACCTGCAGCCCGTCGTATTCCGCATAGTCAAACGCACCCACGACGTTCATGTAATCCGCCTCGGCATCCCCCTCCCCGTGCCAATCGTTTTTCTCCGTATCCTCCGGCGGGAACTGCGTCTCCCACGTGCCCTTGAAGTAGACGGCGTTTACGATTACAAGTATGGGGTCGGGAAATGAGTTGGGGCCAAATATGCCCGTTATCGTCCCATTTGTCATATCAGATGTCCACTGGTTGATCCGCCGGGCGGGTTCGTCCCCGCGGTTCTCTGCAGATTCATTGTATCCGGGGTCCTCTATGGTGGCAAGATATGTGCTGCGGGCGACATTGAGGTACTCCGGCACTACGTCCCCCACAAATGGCCACAGCGAGTTTGCCAGTGCCAGCTCGGCATGCGGGTCGTCCCGGTTTATCGACGCTATCGCATGTGCTGTCGCATTGTGGCGCGCCCGCGCGTCGGGCTCAAAGCCAAAGGCATCCTCGAGCTCTGCCACCGCATCCCCGCTGGC
Coding sequences within it:
- a CDS encoding serine protease inhibitor (COG4826), whose amino-acid sequence is MRRAYLAAAVVIIVAAAVAYSALSASVIQGGPAPVEVGPPDLASLPVVSASEIESAVIPREIADSNNAFAADFYRQVSGEEGNIFFSPLSMYTAFSLLYEGASGDAVAELEDAFGFEPDARARHNATAHAIASINRDDPHAELALANSLWPFVGDVVPEYLNVARSTYLATIEDPGYNESAENRGDEPARRINQWTSDMTNGTITGIFGPNSFPDPILVIVNAVYFKGTWETQFPPEDTEKNDWHGEGDAEADYMNVVGAFDYAEYDGLQVLRMPYEGDRLSMTVVLPEPGGMKELEESISAEQMAVWTDGTSKIIVDVTMPKFTASTKYSLNNYLKALGVSQIFEPGPNVPLAGIYHGAVVGRADHMAFVDVNEEGTEAAAVSAALVASVSVQPPPPQFKADRPFLFLIQDDESGAVLFMGRVSEP